In Trueperaceae bacterium, the DNA window CTCGACGGCGCCCGCGACGTCGGCGGCGGCCGCGCCGGTCGGTTGGAGGGCCGCCCGGTGGTGCTGGTCGCCACCGGCGTCGGGAAGGCCGCCGCCGCGGCCGGCGTCGCCGCGCACGTCGCCCGGTACGCCCCCGCCGCCGTCCTGCACGTCGGCGTCGCCGGCGCGTACGTCGGGGCGTTCCTGCCGGTCGGCGCGACGGTCGCCGCCGCCAGCGAGGTCGATCTGGACGTCGGCGTCGCGACGCACGCCTCGGCGGGCGGCGCCCGCATCGACCCGATGACGGACGTCGACTTCCCCCTCCCCGGCGCGACGCCCGTGCCGACCGACGCCGCCTGGCGCGAGGCGCTCGCGACCGCCGCCGGCCTCCCGCCGGAACCGTTCGCGACGAGCGACGCGGCGTCGGGCGACCTGGACGTCGCCGCCGACCGCGCCGCCCGGTCGGGCGCGGCGGTCGAATCGATGGAGGGCGTGGCGGTGGCCGTGGCGTGCGCCGCGGCGGGCGTGCCGTTCGCGGAGGTGCGCGGCATCGCGAACGTCGCGGGGGTGCGCGACAAGGCGCAGTGGGAGCTCGCCGCCGCGGTGCGGGGCGCCGCCGCCGCCCTGCGTGGCGCGCTCCGCGCCGCCTGAGCGGCGACGCACGCCCCGGACCGGGTCCGGGCCTACGGTATGCTTCTCCCATGGCTCTCGTTCCCGGACGCGACATCCTCGCCGCCGCCCGCCGCGACCAGTACGGCGTCGGCGCGTTCAACACCAACGACATGGAGATCACGCAAGCGATCGTGGAGGCGGCGGAGGCGAAGCGCAGCCCGGTCCTGATCGCCCTCTCCGAGGGCGGCCTCAACTATGGCGGGGCGGAGCTCCCCAAGCTGGTGATCGAGATGGCGCGCAGCGCCAGCGTGCCCGTCGCGGTGCACCTCGATCACGGCTCCTCGTACGCCTCGTGCCTCCGCGCGATCCGCTTGGGATTCACGTCGGTGATGATCGACAAGTCGCACGAGGACGAGGACGTCAACGTCCGCGAAACCGCCCGCGTCGTCGAGGCCGCGCACGCGGTCGGCGTGACGGTCGAGGCGGAGATCGGCCGCCTGGGCGGCGTCGAGGAGCACGTCGTCGTCGCGGAAGAGGACGCCATCCTCACGAAGCCGGACGAGGCGCAGCGCTTCATGGAGCGCAGCGGGGCGGACTACCTCGCCGTCGCGATCGGCACGTCGCACGGCGCGAACAAGGGCAGCGGCCGGCCGTACATCGATCACGCCCGCATTCGCGACATCGCCGCGCGCCTCCCCCACCCCCTCGTCATGCACGGAGCGAGCGGCGTCCCCGACGACCTCGTCCGCCGCCTCAACGCCGCCGGCGGGGAGCTGGCCGACGCGAGCGGCATCCACGAGGACGACGTCCGTCAGGCGGTCACCGAAGGCATCGCGAAGATCAACACCGACACCGACCTCCGCCTCGCCTTCACGACCCGCGTCCGCGAGGTCCTGCGCGACGACCCCGGCCAGTTCGACCCCCGCAAGATCCTGGGGCCCGCCCGGGACGAGATGCGCGCGGTCGTCGAGGCCCGCATGGACGTGTTCGGCTCGAGCGGCCGGGCGGACGGCTGGACCGCCGGCTGAGCGACTTTGGCTCCGTACGGGGCGCGCGTCGTCGCTCGTGGAGGCGTCACACGCAGGGACGGTGCTGAGCTGGGACCACGACGTCGCTCCGTGCAGACGTCACTCGCCTCGTCCTCTGCGGCCACGGACCTCGTCAGCGGCCTCCATGTCGGAAATGACTTCGTAAGGTGCGTGTGTATCCTCTCACGCATGAGGAATTCGAAGGCGAAGGCGTACCACTGGCGCACCCCCGTATCGAACCCCGTCCCCCTCGCCGGGCGACTCCGCCTCCTGGCGTTCATCCTCCTGGGTGTGCTCGGAGGCGTGGCCCAGGCCACGTCCTGTCCTCTCCCCAGCGCGACGGATGGGGCCTACGACGTCACCTCCCGCACCGACCTCGAAGCGATCGGATCGACCTGTCCGATGGACGGAACGTATCGCCTGACGAACGACGTCGACCTCTCGGGCACCGACTGGATTCCGATCGGCTGGGCCGCGAGCTCCACCGACGTCGTCCCTTTCACCGGGACGCTGCACGGGCAGGGATACGCGATCACGCATCTCACCATCGATGGCTCGTCCACCGTCAACGACGCCGGGCTCTTCTCCCGCCTCGAGGGTGCAACCATTCGATCGCTATCGCTCAAGGACGTACGGATCGAGCAAGCCGGCTTCACGTCCCCCGGCGTGGGCGGCCTTGCGGGAGGCGTATCGAGTACCGAGATCGCTCTCGTTCGAGACGTCACGGTGACGGGAGTCGTCAAGGACAATTCGAATAACCCCGCTGACGAAATCGGTGGGATGTTCGGGTTCACCCAAGGACCGACGCGCATCGAACGTTCGCACGTCCTAGTTAACGTGCGAGGAAAGGATGGTGTCGGCGGTGTCGTCGGTCGGTCGCGTTCGACGATCGCGTTCACGAACGTCCGCGTGAACGGAGATACCGAAGGCGGAGACGATGTCGGCGGCTTCGTGGGACGGAACGATGGGGATCTCCTCACCATCGAGAACGCCACCTTGACGTCCACCGCCGACGTCGATGCGGACGACAACGTCGGTGGCGTCGTTGGCCATGTCACGAGTGGGGTCGAGACGTACCTCACGAACATCACCGTAGACGGGGAGATAGGTGATAACTCGAAAGTCGGTGGCATCATCGGCAACCTAAATGGCGGGATGACGCTCCTCGAGAACGTCACGGTCACAGGAACCGTCGACGGGGACAGCGACTCGGGCGGCCTCATCGGCTACGCCGACTCATCGATCACACTCACAGACATTTCCATCAACGCCGATGCAGAGATCGTAGGCACAAGTGATGTTGGCGGCTTAGTGGGCCATGTCGCATACAGCACAAACGTACGGGCGTCCAGGGTCACCGTTGCCGGCCATATCGAGGGGACGAGTCCCATTGGGCGGGTCGGTGGGCTGTTTGGCCGTCTCTATGATCACGAGAACACGGTCAACGTCACGAACGTCGAGATTGCGCCTGCAGCGTGGGTCAAGGGCACCAAGGGCGTCGGCGGGCTCATCGGACAGATTTACGGTAAAGAAACCGATCCAAAACGTTTCGTGTTCTCCGATCTGACCGTCGACGGACTCGTGCACGGGACGGAAGGGATCGGAGGCGCCTTTGGCGACGTTTCCGAAGCCACGGAGCTCCATCGGGCGCGGATTGTGGCACAGGTTTCGGGCACCGCCGGTTCGGTCGGTGGCGTCGCTGGGGAGGTCGGTAGAAGCGACGGAGCCCTTACGATCACGGAAACGCTCTTCGAAGGCGAAGTCTCGGGTGAGGGATCCGGCGATGGGACGGGTGGACTCGTCGGCGCGTACTACCAGGGCGCCGACGCCCTCTCCATGCGCGACGTCCTCGTCGTCGGCCCGACCACCTCCACCGCCGTCACGGACGTCGGTGGCTTGATCGGGCATATCAATATCAATAAGGATGCCGACCTTCGTCGCGCTCTCGTTCTCGGCCCCCTAACGACGACGAGTGGCACACCAGGGACGCTCGTGGGCAAGGTCGACGGTTCGACGGTGTCCGTCACCGACGCGTTCTGGAGTACAACGACCAATCCGAACGCCCCCGCGATCGGCTCGGGCACCGTAACGGGCAACGCCCGCGGCGAGCCCACGGCCACCCTCCAAACGTACGCGACGTTCACCGAAGCCGGGTGGAGCATTGCCAACGGACGCCCGGCCGTCGAGGGGCCCGCGGACGCAACCTGGACCCTCTGCCGCGACGGCACCCCCACCCTCACCCGGTGGGCCCCCGAGCGTTGTCTGCCCGCCAGCAACGACGTCGCCACCTTTCGGGTCGGCGGGTTCGACCCGCGGCAACTCCGCAACATCCCCTTCGACGTCGCCATCTCGCTCACCGACGCCGAGGGCGACGCCGCCTATACCGAAGCTCCAAGCACCCTTACGCTCGTCGCGAACGGCGGCGCCGAGGGCGGCGACCTGCTCACGTATCCGGAGGACGCCAGCGCCCCCACGACCCCCCAGGTCACCGTTCCGGCCGGCACGGCGCACGTCACCTTCACCGACGTGTTCTACACCGGCCTCAGCGGACCCGACGGACGAGACGTCACCCTCACGGCTACCGGCGAGGACGGCCCCCTCGAGGGCATCCAGGTCTCCACGACCGACCTCGCCGTCCGCGACGTCGCCATGACGCTCGGCGTCTCCCCCACGACCCTCCTCCTCAACGGCGCCGACGTCGCCACCGTCACCGTCACCCTCACCGACGCAAAGGGCACGCCACTCGACGGCGAACCCATCACGCTGACCACCACCTCCGGAGGCCTCGGGCCCGACGCGACCCCCACCCTCGTACGCCGAACCAACCGCGAAGGACGCATCCAAGCCACGCTCACCCCTACGAGACGCGCTGGCACGGCCACCCTCACCGCGCGATGCCCCGGTGCCTGTCCCCGAACCACCACGATCACCTTCACCGGCGAGATCGACGACCTTCGCGCCGTCCCAGGCGACCAGGAGGCCTGGCTTTACTTCGCACCCCTCGCCGACGATGTCACCAACGTCCGCTACCGGATCGACAAAGGTCCCTGGATCGCCGCCGACCCCCCACGCACACGGGGGCCGTTGCACGTCACGCCCGATGCCGCCGGGACCGACCTCCGCAACGGCGTCCCCCACGTGGTCGAACTCCAAGGCCTCGAACGTAACCAAACCACCTCCGACCTGCCCATCGCCGGTCCCATCACCGTCACCCCGACCGACGTCGAACCCCCCGACGCGACCTGGGCCCGCATCGAAGGCGGTGAGGTCGACGCCGGCATCGAGGGCGACCGCACGCGCGTCACCCTCGACGCCAGCCTCACCAACGAAACCGGAGGCCCCCTCCGAGAAGTCTGGATCGACACGCCCCCTCAGGACGCATGGTCCCTCGGGGAACTCCGCGTCACCAACGCGGAACAGCGCACGAACCACGGCATCGTCGTCGAACGCGAGGAGGCCGGTTGGCGTGTCCGCTTCACGCGCACTCCCCTCCTCGCGGGGGACA includes these proteins:
- the mqnB gene encoding futalosine hydrolase — translated: MSDAPLLIAAATATELAPLDAALDGARDVGGGRAGRLEGRPVVLVATGVGKAAAAAGVAAHVARYAPAAVLHVGVAGAYVGAFLPVGATVAAASEVDLDVGVATHASAGGARIDPMTDVDFPLPGATPVPTDAAWREALATAAGLPPEPFATSDAASGDLDVAADRAARSGAAVESMEGVAVAVACAAAGVPFAEVRGIANVAGVRDKAQWELAAAVRGAAAALRGALRAA
- a CDS encoding invasin domain 3-containing protein, translating into MRNSKAKAYHWRTPVSNPVPLAGRLRLLAFILLGVLGGVAQATSCPLPSATDGAYDVTSRTDLEAIGSTCPMDGTYRLTNDVDLSGTDWIPIGWAASSTDVVPFTGTLHGQGYAITHLTIDGSSTVNDAGLFSRLEGATIRSLSLKDVRIEQAGFTSPGVGGLAGGVSSTEIALVRDVTVTGVVKDNSNNPADEIGGMFGFTQGPTRIERSHVLVNVRGKDGVGGVVGRSRSTIAFTNVRVNGDTEGGDDVGGFVGRNDGDLLTIENATLTSTADVDADDNVGGVVGHVTSGVETYLTNITVDGEIGDNSKVGGIIGNLNGGMTLLENVTVTGTVDGDSDSGGLIGYADSSITLTDISINADAEIVGTSDVGGLVGHVAYSTNVRASRVTVAGHIEGTSPIGRVGGLFGRLYDHENTVNVTNVEIAPAAWVKGTKGVGGLIGQIYGKETDPKRFVFSDLTVDGLVHGTEGIGGAFGDVSEATELHRARIVAQVSGTAGSVGGVAGEVGRSDGALTITETLFEGEVSGEGSGDGTGGLVGAYYQGADALSMRDVLVVGPTTSTAVTDVGGLIGHININKDADLRRALVLGPLTTTSGTPGTLVGKVDGSTVSVTDAFWSTTTNPNAPAIGSGTVTGNARGEPTATLQTYATFTEAGWSIANGRPAVEGPADATWTLCRDGTPTLTRWAPERCLPASNDVATFRVGGFDPRQLRNIPFDVAISLTDAEGDAAYTEAPSTLTLVANGGAEGGDLLTYPEDASAPTTPQVTVPAGTAHVTFTDVFYTGLSGPDGRDVTLTATGEDGPLEGIQVSTTDLAVRDVAMTLGVSPTTLLLNGADVATVTVTLTDAKGTPLDGEPITLTTTSGGLGPDATPTLVRRTNREGRIQATLTPTRRAGTATLTARCPGACPRTTTITFTGEIDDLRAVPGDQEAWLYFAPLADDVTNVRYRIDKGPWIAADPPRTRGPLHVTPDAAGTDLRNGVPHVVELQGLERNQTTSDLPIAGPITVTPTDVEPPDATWARIEGGEVDAGIEGDRTRVTLDASLTNETGGPLREVWIDTPPQDAWSLGELRVTNAEQRTNHGIVVEREEAGWRVRFTRTPLLAGDTLELTLDLDERSDR
- the fba gene encoding class II fructose-1,6-bisphosphate aldolase; translation: MALVPGRDILAAARRDQYGVGAFNTNDMEITQAIVEAAEAKRSPVLIALSEGGLNYGGAELPKLVIEMARSASVPVAVHLDHGSSYASCLRAIRLGFTSVMIDKSHEDEDVNVRETARVVEAAHAVGVTVEAEIGRLGGVEEHVVVAEEDAILTKPDEAQRFMERSGADYLAVAIGTSHGANKGSGRPYIDHARIRDIAARLPHPLVMHGASGVPDDLVRRLNAAGGELADASGIHEDDVRQAVTEGIAKINTDTDLRLAFTTRVREVLRDDPGQFDPRKILGPARDEMRAVVEARMDVFGSSGRADGWTAG